Proteins found in one Macaca nemestrina isolate mMacNem1 chromosome 4, mMacNem.hap1, whole genome shotgun sequence genomic segment:
- the LOC105492341 gene encoding phosducin-like protein 3, which translates to MQDPNVDIEWNDILHKKGILPPKESLKELEEESDEEQHILQQSVVKTYEDMTLEELEDHEDEFNEEDEHAIEMYRWQRLPEWKATKLKNKFGEVLEISGKDYVQEVTKAGEGLWVVLHLYKQGIPLCALINQHLSGLARKFPDVKFIKAISTTCIPNYPDRNLPTIFVYLEGDIKAQFIGPLVFGGMNLTRDEL; encoded by the coding sequence ATGCAGGACCCCAACGTAGACATTGAGTGGAATGACATCTTACACAAAAAGGGTATCTTACCCCCGAAGGAAAGTCTGAAAGAACTGGAAGAGGAGTCAGATGAGGAGCAGCACATCCTCCAGCAGTCAGTGGTGAAAACATATGAAGATATGACTTTGGAAGAGCTGGAGGATCATGAAGACGAGTTTAATGAGGAGGATGAACATGCTATTGAAATGTACAGATGGCAGAGACTGCCTGAGTGGAAAGCAACTAAACTGAAGAATAAATTTGGAGAAGTTTTAGAGATCTCAGGGAAGGATTATGTTCAAGAAGTTACCAAAGCTGGTGAGGGCTTGTGGGTCGTCTTGCACCTTTACAAACAAGGAATTCCCCTCTGTGCCCTGATAAATCAGCACCTCAGTGGACTTGCCAGGAAGTTTCCTGATGTCAAATTTATCAAAGCCATTTCAACAACCTGCATACCCAATTATCCGGATAGGAATCTGCCCACGATATTTGTTTACCTGGAAGGAGATATCAAGGCTCAGTTTATTGGTCCTCTGGTGTTTGGCGGCATGAACCTGACAAGAGATGAATTGTAA